One Solibacillus sp. R5-41 DNA segment encodes these proteins:
- a CDS encoding YerC/YecD family TrpR-related protein has product MQIEKIRGHQTEQLFKAVLELNDIEECYKFFDDLCTISEIQSLAQRFEVAHLLRLKKTYETIKKETGASTATISRVRRCFDYGNDTYDEMLGRLYPDEKPFSPK; this is encoded by the coding sequence ATGCAAATCGAAAAAATTCGCGGTCATCAAACAGAGCAGTTATTTAAGGCGGTCCTTGAATTAAACGATATTGAAGAATGCTACAAGTTTTTTGATGATTTATGCACAATTAGTGAAATACAATCATTAGCACAACGCTTTGAAGTAGCACATTTATTACGTTTAAAGAAAACGTATGAGACGATCAAAAAAGAAACAGGTGCTTCAACAGCAACAATTTCACGTGTTCGCCGCTGCTTTGATTACGGGAATGATACGTATGATGAGATGCTGGGACGCTTGTATCCTGATGAGAAACCATTTTCACCAAAGTAA